The stretch of DNA CGGGAGGATGAGAAGGTAAAATGCTACGGATACTACCCGATGAGTAACATGAAGAATAGGAGTATCCAATTTAGAGACATTCACATTCAACTTGAGAGTGAAGCGGAATTTCCAATTtacaaaaagagaatttttgtggTCAAAAAGGTAAATTTTATGAAGATCCTTAACAGTATTTCAAGATTAGATAACTCCTTTGATTTTCGGTGTTTCCGGATACTTTTTTCAGGGGGatgttgagaagaaaatagcCCAGTATCACTTTACAAAGTGGCCAGATCATGGATGTCCGCAGAATCCGTCGGATTTGATAGAATTCACCCGAACTTATCagattgagaagaagaattcAACTTCACCGACAGTTGTGCACTGTAGTGCAGGAGTTGGGCGTACGGGAACCTTCATAGCATTGGATATCATCATGCAGACCTTGAGGACGAGGAAGAGTATCAATATCTATGAGATTGTTCGACGCCTCCGGTGCGAGAGGATGAAGATGGTGCAGACATTCCATCAGTACTGCCTCCTGTATCAGTGTGCGTACATTTTAGTCAATAAGACAAGTAGTATGCGATGGAGTAAGAAGAGTGTGCTGAGCAGGAGGATGTCGCGCATCCAGCAGACACCCTCAAATTCCAGTATCCAATCCCTTGGGCGGGAAATTCCCACACATAGTGCCATACTGAAGGCAGAAGGACACCAAAATGGTGCTCCAAATGCCGACAGTGTTGTCTAAAGACCATCGTCTTCCTGGACAGTGAAACCTGGGAAGCCCTGCAGTTCCGGGAAAGCGGGAAAAGCCAGGAAAGCCGATGGAAATAatgttttatatgaaaatacaGTTGCATTTTGAAAAACCGCCTCTAGCGCCATCTGTTGTTTCATCTTTTTCTTGTGGATTGTTTGATCTCGGGAGGAAAAGGAGGATATTCATTTTACAGAGATATTCTACGAATCAATTATTCCTCTTATCACACAGGGAGTATTTTAGGGATATTTTAAACCATTTGAGAACAATAAGGGAACGTTTAAGGATTCCTTCAATTgataaatagtttaaaaaccttaaaaaaaaataataaaatgagttGAAAACTTCTGACTTGcgtgcataaactccttttcgcATTGACGTTTCCAATCGTGGATAAGAAAATCTCTCTAAGTTCCTGCTTCTCGCTGTTCCAGATCCTCCCAGAAGAGTAAATAACCAGGAAAAATGTCTGAACGGAAGGTTCTTAATGTAAGtagaaagataaaatttaattctctcaAGAAATCAAActgaaatgattttatttgtttgttcttCCGGATAGAAATACTACCCACCGGACTTCGATCCGTCGAAGATTCCGCGAATGAAGCTGGCCAAGAATCGGCAGTACACTGTCCGATTGATGGCCCCCTTCAATATGCGCTGCGTCACATGTGGGGAATACATCTACAAagggaagaaattcaatgCCCGGAAGGAGGATGTTGAGAATGAGACGTACCTGGGAATACGAATCTACAGATTCTACATAAAGTGTACACGATGCCTCCAGGAGATTTCCTTCAAGACAGACCCAAAGAACACTGATTATGAAATTGAAGCGGGTGCCACGAGGAATTTCATGGCTCTCAAGCTAGCGGAGGAGCAGGCACGGAAGGAGGAGGAAGAACAGCGTGAAGAGGAGGCAAATAACCCAATGAAATTGCTTGAGAATCGCACGCAACAGTCAaggaatgaaattgaattgctGGAATCCCTGGAGGAGCTTCGGGATCTCAATAGGAGACAACAGACAATTGACTACGATCAAATGCTCCAGCAGTATGATACAACAGAGACAGCCAGGGAGAGGGAAGAACGTCTTGCGCGTCTCGATGAGGAATACATCAAAACAGTCAGCTTTGGCTCCTCATCGTCCGCTGCAAAAGTTGTTGCGCAAGAGGAAGTTGTGGAGACAATTGATCTCGCCAAGCAGTCACTTCCGAAGCACGAAGAACGCCGAGTTGAGCCACCAAAAGCCCCCCCAGCCACTGGGAATCGtctcaaaatgcaaaatctcATTCGAAGGAAAGAAACTCCAGGTCCGGAAGCAAAGAAACCCGCCTCAACGGGTGGTTTGAGTCTCCTTTCTGCGTACTCTGACAGTGAATCCAACTCTGATTGATTTCTGCAACAGCTTTCATCCCACATTCACTTCAATCAAGGTAAGCTGCTGTTTGAGGATGATTCCGGAACATTCCCATTCTTcgggaagtttttctttgttaataaaatcttttaaaaagaatttattgtgcaaaaaaaatgcaagatttttattgaatttaattaattttggaagaattttattcaattttgtttaatttgtgACCAGTTTCATTATTTCTTTGTCGATTTTGACAAGTTTGACCAAATTGGGATGATCTTGATCAAATTATATTCGATTTTGATCAAACTGATCAatctcatcatttttttttaaatatatttttatgaatttgatcaaattgggaaaatcttatttaaatttaagattatTTAGATCAAATTTTGTTCGATTTGATCAAATTGTGATTGGTCtataatattgaaaatgattttgaatgttttgaacgaattttgtttgattttcacgattttcattaaatttttaagagtttgatggattaaaaatagattttttaatgattttttgatgactttttaaacattcttctttaattttttgcatctaagtttttgaaatgtttttgaaccgaatttgattatttattaaacaatctttataaaaagcaaattttattggaacgaatttgaaaaaatgcaaaataattttgaataatttaaagattttcagaaagtaatattttaaaatccttttatgattttttcttaaccctATCAATGATTTTgtattaaagtttaattaattattaataaactttgatgaatttcaatctttttcaatattttttataagttttactttttaaaaaatttatttaaaattttcatgagtaTTGATAAAGCTTTGACAAagtaaattattgatttttcgtGGTTCCACCTCAGAATTTGTTTCATATTTGCCACAAATCCATGAGGATTAATGTTTTTGACtagaaaatttgtcttttggtcaggaaaatattccattttactcaataaaatgtttctttttgttcaGAAAAACATTCTATTTCGTTTTACTTTTTCGGATGAccgaaaaagaatatttttctcattaaattaaacgttCTCATGGTCAAATTGAACGTTCTTCTGATCAAATGGAGCATTTTTCCGATCATTTAGAAGATTTTCCtgattaaaatatcaattttcctGATCAAAAGATCATTTCTCAACTTCCCCAATCACTGACTGCAGCTCTGGAAGCATCCATTGAGCCGTTTAACGATCATCACTACACCACGCAGCCTCCCATTAATGCTGTGCGATCATTTCAGTTACGATCGCACTTTCGTGGGATACAGACttaaaattccaaaaggaAGATCCTCCGCGCATTGGGAAGAGTTTTCATTTGAAAGTGAAGAATATTCGAGAGTTTAAAAGTTAGTGATTGTGTGCACAAATTCTTGGATTAATCCTTCTTCTAAAAAcaaaggaaggaaaaaggaTTTGGGAGGAGATTTTGTGTTTGTGTCCCATTGAGGACAGAGGATAGAGAGGCCATAGAGAGATCGCGCCTAAAGAGAGAAGTAAGTGTGGCttgttgcaattttcaattcaattcaattgagaTAAATTACAAGAGAGTGCCATACTGTGTGCGCGAGGGATACTCCAAAGCTATAATGGGATTATCATGTGTGTTGCCCGCGAGGAGACAAATTGTAATTCAATTCAACCAACTTGATGGAGGAGCATCGGAAGCTGCGCTCTGCATTCGGTGCGGGACTTCCGATTCTTCTCACATTTCCAAGccgataaattttattttttccgcgaaaattaaaaagaattttctacaaattacGTCGTTAACAAAATGCGTTCCTTGTTTATTGTTCATTTTACTTGAGTTGAGATGAGAGATAGACTCCAGAAAATTCCCTCACAGTGAGctaggagagagagagagagagatcgGGGAAAGGTCAAGTGCATGTCACTTTGGGAGTTGTTTTGGTGAATTTCAAttggaattgattttttttttgtgagtgtGCTCGTCGTGGTTGAGAAGGAAGATTGCTAAAATTGATCAAGttgatgaatgaattttcatttgagtGGAGCAACAGATCAATTGGGACCACGCTGGTGCTCAATCAATGGGCAATCCATGCGATCTTGCTTCTTGTCTTTGAGGAataaccagaaaaaaaatattttttttttattaaaaaagaaataattttatcaataatgCGGAAATAgatgaatagaaaattcaaagtcaAACGATCCTattttaaaaggagtttatgcatttttgtTTGAGTCATAAAGTAATGCgggaaaagaaacaatttccATAGAAATAACCACGTGCAATTAGATTTTTAAAcctctttttgttttatcaaAGGGGGTGTctatttgattgaaattattGGCTTAGATTGAGGAACAGAAGCCTAATAGGCCAGCTGAGATGTAAAATTACCTACAAATAAATCGGGACTaaccaaattttgcaccatttgattcaGAGAATTATAAGAAACCTTTTTTATACTTACTAGAAtgctctaaaacttatgctcgtttcagaaaatgcgtttaaatattcccatacattttcccataaaatccatcaaagccattgaacgaacaagTGACGTCACTGGAGTGTTCCAAGAAACTGCTCACacaaaccacataaaatactttagtttttacaatttccactcAACAGATTATAACGAGGATTAAAAGAAAGTACTTCCTACGTGAGATAATGCAGAAATAATTAGTAAAACAcacattatttcacaaaaaaattccccagtaaaatgaaaatatttactcgaaaattctcaactgtCAAATCATACTTCGGCGGAATACGAAATTCAGCGACGTCGcatgttcgttcaatggcttcaatggcttctatggaaaaaaaatgtatgaaaaatttttcaaacgcattttctgaaatgaGCATACGTTTTAGAACATGCacgtaaatattaaaaaatttcttatatttttatgaatcaaatggtgcaaaatttggctagtccgaaattatttaaaagtttggggtcattttccgctaattctactggcctaattatttaaaagtttggggtcattttccgctaattctactggcctataagaaatatttaattcaaacctaaaaatattttttcagtcCCTAAAAAGGcagagattgaggaacaaaacttaaaaaaaaatatttcattcagacctagaaagaacaaaaggtagtaaattcaagtcaaaaagtagtaaattcaactcGAATCGTgcttaattcaagcctaaaagtatTACTTGATTTTCAGCCCTAAAAAGCAGAGTCTTCAAgcacaaaatgttttaaaaacatatttaaattaagcctaaaaagtagtaaattcaactcgaaacgtgctaaattcaagcctaaaagtattatttgattttcagccctaaaaagtagtaaattcaagccagaAAGGGTTaactcttcttttatttttattctttttcgtGTGATTCGGCTTTTATCAAGGGATGTTTAtggtgaattaaaatatttagatctacctaaatattcaaatgattcgCGTTCATAACTAAAATATTCGTCAGATAAATACCCccttattagtttttttttctcagtgaaGATTTGCAAAATCTCTTCTCATCCAGCACGCTCTCATGTATTCTCAGCTGCTCTGTTGATCATGGCGCCGGATTgtggtgttaaaaaaaaggtcaaTTGGTTATCATTTTATCCTTTACCCACAATTTAGCAGCAGAATCAGCAGAAGCTGAGAGAATAATGAGGGAGCGTGTGTGCCCAGAGTCTGAAGATTCTATCACGTGATTCTCACAAAACACAAAACTTTCTCATCTCCACAACAGGCGTGCGGGGAAATGATTTGCCATGGAGTGGCTGGCGTGATCATAACACTCACTGCTGCCCTTCTTCTGCTACCGGTGGGTGTTGTGGGGAGATGCGATAGGGTACCCGAAGGATCGGGTGCAAGTAAATCACCCGCAGATGGGAGGTATCGCATAAAGATTTCCGGAAATCCCGAAAGGTACACCCCTGGGGAGATGTACACGGTGTCCCTGGCGGGCATTCGATCCATGGGGGTGGCGCATAAATTCTCAGGATTTATGTTGACCGTTGAGAAGGAAACCTTCGATCCAATACGCGATATTGGAGGCATTGGGATTGCGGGGCATTTTCAACTACTCGGCGACACCTTGGCAAAGTTCAGTGATAAATGCCCAAATGTTGTTACACACACCAGCTCACTACCCAAGTCTGATATCCAGGTAAGAAAGATCATTgagattttatgaaaattatctttttttttaaaaagaaaatatcaatcaatcaaaataatagaaaagatCGCACTTGAGATCGCGAAATGATCATAATTTCTAGAACTTTTACAAAGATCAAAGATCACACAGTGAATATGTGGAGTGTTCTAGTAGTCTGGAGGATGTTCTATTTATAGGCATCTTGACGCATTTGCAATCAAATGATCCGCACTGTTTCGGAGGGAAATTGCTTTCAAATGCGACAATTTGCAAAGAATATGATCGCGATCTCTCTCGATCAAGGCTTTTCCTACTTTTCCGttgcagaaaatgcaaataatttgaGAGATAAAAGATTAATTCATTTGGTACTTGATGGCGCATAATGTGAATGAAATTCCCAGAAAAGCCATTTGTAATGATCACGACGATTACATTCAATGacgatttatttaatattttgcaaaggcatttattcattttgagaggTTCTAAATAATTGGGAAGAATATTAAACaagatattgaaaatttatacatttcatttattaactTCATTTTagtggaagaaaatcattaaataaaatccatgGACGAATTACGTCCTTATTGTATCTTAGACAGTTTTAGCCGATTTAAGCTATTTGTTTTGTGAaggaagcatatgcttcaggGCGCCATTAGTATAGGTCATATGCAGGAACTTAAGATGAATTAGTCAGATTAACGACTGCAGAATATACGCATTTCCATCATGGTTTGTTTTGTGGataatgcatatgcttcagaGAGTCATTGGATGAGTAAATCCGCTGCAAAATTCAGCAGGAGTCTTGAAAATTTACCTGAATGTCCCTTAAGGaatataaagaagaaaaacgtAAAAAGCGCCATTTGGAACAGTAAACTTAAAAGCAAATGGCggctaatttttaaaatggtGCTTCTTTGGGCAAAAAGAAGATATTAGATCATTTGACTTCCTCAGTCTACAAGAACCTGAGATTTTGCCGGTTTAAGCATTTTCTTACAAGCCTAAATCTTCGGTTTTAGTTCACAGCTAGAAAGCTTTGAACAGATTTACGGGTCAgatcacacttaagctccaagtgCTTGCGCATCATAACCCCTAAGTGAGTACGAAAGAGACGACAATtctgttttttctctttctttcacatgtaaaatcttaagcgTCAAGTGCTTAGAGCTTAAGTGTGATGGCTTCCTTACGGggctatcacacttaagctccaagtgcttgagcatcataacctctatgtgagtaagagagagacaacaatgctgttttttctcgttttgtcacatgtaaaatcttaagcatcaagCGCTTagagcttaagtgtgataaCTCCCTTACGATTGGAGCATATGCAGGTTTGCGTcatgtagaaaaaattaaaagaagactTATTAAGGGGGAGTGATTTATGAAGTTTTCAAagatatattgcaaaaatgtttatttttcttgcaaaaatatattataaatcttttaaagaattttatgaagatttttttttatttttggaaatttcattttaacaaagttttcaatttaattgatattaaattcacgttttttatgactaaaaaattaaatacttttcatGTGAAATACGAAAGACTTTCCATGCTAAGAATGCctaaaagtgaataaactcctttttcaaTGATCAATGATGATCCCCTCTAATCAATTCTCTAGGTCTTGTGGACAGCTCCTCCACCGGGAAGTGGATGTGTCGTCTTCAGGGCTACGGTGATTGAGCATCGGGATGTTTGGTACATGGATGATGGTCCATTAAGTAAGATGTTCTGTGAAGATGAGCAGGATACCATTGATGTGCAGCCCATCATTGAGGATCCCTGCTGTGCGTGCCAGGAGGCAAAGTATGAGTTGACTTTCGAGGGATTGTGGTCCAGGCATACGCACCCGAAGGATTTCCCCTCAAATCGCTGGCTGACGCGCTTCAGTGACATCATTGGTGCCTCCCATACGGCTGACTACAGATTCTGGGAGTATGGGCAGCAGGCAAGTGAGGGGCTGCAGCAGGTGGCTGAACATGGTTCTACGCGGATGCTGGAGGGTGAGCTGAAGGCACAAAGTGAGAATATTCGAACAATCATCAAGGCACGGGGGATTTCCTATCCGAACGTTACGGGAAAAACCTTTGCTGTCTTCCGCGTTGATGCTCGTCATCATCTTGTCTCCATGGTATCGATGATTGATCCCTCGCCTGATTGGATTGTGGGGGTTTCTGGGTTGGAGCTTTGCTTGCCTAATTGTTCGTGGATTGAGaataaagttttgaatttGTACCCATGGGATGCGGGGACGGATAGTGGTCCATCATATACGTCTCCGGATCAACCAACAAATCCACGTGATGTTATTCGGAggattaaatcaaatttcccGAATGATCCGCGATCGCCATTCTATGATCCAAgtgggggggaaatgaaggCAATGGCGAGGATACACATCTCCCGGCAGAGACTCTACGATAAGAATTGCGAAGCAACAAGTGAGGAGGATTTTGGGGCATTCGGCGGGGGGTCTAGGGCATGCGAAACAACTCCCTGGAGTACATGGAGTACGTGTTCTGTCTCCTGTGGGAGAGGTGAGAGATTCCGGCAGAGGAACTACATTAATCCCATTGCAGCCAGTCAGAATCGCTGCAACCGGAAGTTGCAGCAAAGTGGCACGTGCTACGGCACGGAGCGTCACTGTCGCCTTGGCGGTGGTGGGGAATTCCAACCAAATCAACCCGAAAGTACCAATGAAGTCTTCCCCGATTGTGCCCTGACGGATTGGTCGGAGTGGAGTGAGTGCAGCAATGCATGTGGGAAAGGGGTGCGAACACGCACACGTACCTACGTGGTGAGGAGTGCAATGAAAAAATGCCAGAAAGCATCCCCAAATCCGCCCCAGCTTGAGCAGACGGTTGAATGTCTCGGGAGGAATTGTTCCGGAGACATTGATGATGAATATGCACCACCACCACGTGGAGGATACCCCATAGATGGGGGGGATTTGGATGAAgatgaggaggaggaagaagatAATTTTGCCTTCCGGCCGCGTCAGCGTCCGGAAGTGGGACGAGAACGTGAGAATAGGGAATGCAAAATGGTTCCATGGTCACAATTTAGCCCCTGCAATACATCCTGTGGCCTAGGGCGAAGGATGCGCTATCGCTATCCCATTCGTCGGGGTATTGACCCAATGGATGTTCAGAGTAAGGCAATTGATTTCTTCAATCGTAAACCCCCTCTGGAACCCATTGAGGATCCGTACGATTCGGGATTCAACACCAACCCAATGGAGGAGCCTGAAGAAGAAGATCCAGCGGCGGCGGAGCAGCAGGAAGATGAGAATTGCAATGAGATCTTATGCCTGGAACCCGATGATCCCTGCTATGGGGAATCAATGCTGGAAATAGTGATGTGTGGACAGAATCAGCCGGCATGTGATGATGTCCCAGCGCGGTGCCTCCTCCCACCAACTCCAGGGTCGTGCAAAACCATCCGGAATCGTTGGTTCTACGACTACCGTCGAGGGGAATGTGCTGTCTTCGCCTACACGGGATGCGATGGGAATGAGAATAACTTTGAATCCCGCGAGGATTGCATGACGTCGTGCAAACCCTCCCATGATATTCAGGAAGAACCCCAAGGGTATCAGGCAATCAGTAGTATCCCCATAAGGGATCAGAAGCGTGCTGAAACACCGCGAGATTGCAAAGTATCCCACTGGGAGCGTGGACCGTGCAATGTAACATGCGGCTATGGGCATCGCATAAAGACACGCAGGATTCTGCGAATGCCCCAAAATGGGGGGAAACCCTGCCCGAGGAAACTTGTGCGGTACG from Lutzomyia longipalpis isolate SR_M1_2022 chromosome 4, ASM2433408v1 encodes:
- the LOC129795894 gene encoding splicing factor YJU2, with the translated sequence MSERKVLNKYYPPDFDPSKIPRMKLAKNRQYTVRLMAPFNMRCVTCGEYIYKGKKFNARKEDVENETYLGIRIYRFYIKCTRCLQEISFKTDPKNTDYEIEAGATRNFMALKLAEEQARKEEEEQREEEANNPMKLLENRTQQSRNEIELLESLEELRDLNRRQQTIDYDQMLQQYDTTETAREREERLARLDEEYIKTVSFGSSSSAAKVVAQEEVVETIDLAKQSLPKHEERRVEPPKAPPATGNRLKMQNLIRRKETPGPEAKKPASTGGLSLLSAYSDSESNSD
- the LOC129795846 gene encoding spondin-1; amino-acid sequence: MICHGVAGVIITLTAALLLLPVGVVGRCDRVPEGSGASKSPADGRYRIKISGNPERYTPGEMYTVSLAGIRSMGVAHKFSGFMLTVEKETFDPIRDIGGIGIAGHFQLLGDTLAKFSDKCPNVVTHTSSLPKSDIQVLWTAPPPGSGCVVFRATVIEHRDVWYMDDGPLSKMFCEDEQDTIDVQPIIEDPCCACQEAKYELTFEGLWSRHTHPKDFPSNRWLTRFSDIIGASHTADYRFWEYGQQASEGLQQVAEHGSTRMLEGELKAQSENIRTIIKARGISYPNVTGKTFAVFRVDARHHLVSMVSMIDPSPDWIVGVSGLELCLPNCSWIENKVLNLYPWDAGTDSGPSYTSPDQPTNPRDVIRRIKSNFPNDPRSPFYDPSGGEMKAMARIHISRQRLYDKNCEATSEEDFGAFGGGSRACETTPWSTWSTCSVSCGRGERFRQRNYINPIAASQNRCNRKLQQSGTCYGTERHCRLGGGGEFQPNQPESTNEVFPDCALTDWSEWSECSNACGKGVRTRTRTYVVRSAMKKCQKASPNPPQLEQTVECLGRNCSGDIDDEYAPPPRGGYPIDGGDLDEDEEEEEDNFAFRPRQRPEVGRERENRECKMVPWSQFSPCNTSCGLGRRMRYRYPIRRGIDPMDVQSKAIDFFNRKPPLEPIEDPYDSGFNTNPMEEPEEEDPAAAEQQEDENCNEILCLEPDDPCYGESMLEIVMCGQNQPACDDVPARCLLPPTPGSCKTIRNRWFYDYRRGECAVFAYTGCDGNENNFESREDCMTSCKPSHDIQEEPQGYQAISSIPIRDQKRAETPRDCKVSHWERGPCNVTCGYGHRIKTRRILRMPQNGGKPCPRKLVRYERCDVPCNTSQDPCTYSVWSNWSPCSATCGSFSVQQRTRYVINPTPGVPCMDRIEERRCNVMPCPLGG